A single window of Desulfovibrio sp. G11 DNA harbors:
- the acs gene encoding acetate--CoA ligase: MSQERITTLLNENRSYLPPEHGKTSAWVCGPEEYNALCRRALEDPNDFWGARASQLIHWFKRWDKVLEADEANHKYQWFTGGKLNASFNCIDRHLISGRRNKAALIWQGEKETDVRCYTYQMLYTEVCRVAHAMSSLRIRKGDHVALYMPMIPELFIAMLACARIGAIHTAIFSGYAEGGVRSRIQGCKARVVITADAAVRGGKFKPLKANLDPILEKCPSVAHVVVVKHAGLENVNMQRNRDIWWHDLIDDFTLNPDFPCEPMDANDTLFLLHTSGSTGKPTGVMHSTGGYLTYAAHTTQWCFDMRDDDVYWCTADAGWITGHTYGVYGPLALGATTLMFEGIPTWPYPDRYWRIVENFRVNILYTAPTVVRSLMRMNEAWTERYDLRSLRILGSVGEPINPEAWHWYHKHIGGSELPIVDTWWQTETGGAMIAPMPYATKLKPGSASKPLPGIDATVMGSAARDGEEPEAGCKAGHLVIRRPWPGMMQGVFNDEEKYQSYFSRFGCYSSGDAAEIDQDGYFWILGRIDDSINVSGHRLSTAEIEAVLAACPEVGEAAVVPMPHALKGEGIYVYVVTRDEVPWSADLRAKLREAVRRDIGALATPEYIQFVEGMPKTTSGKIIRRMLRKIAGDSYEDIGDTTSLAEPDVIPKIISGHRNLMAGRHEMEDGPEGENGAKTDA, from the coding sequence ATGTCTCAGGAACGGATCACTACACTGTTGAATGAAAATCGCAGCTATCTTCCACCAGAGCACGGCAAGACGTCTGCCTGGGTTTGCGGTCCGGAAGAGTATAATGCACTATGCCGCCGCGCTCTGGAAGACCCCAATGACTTTTGGGGAGCGCGAGCATCGCAGTTGATCCATTGGTTCAAACGCTGGGACAAAGTATTGGAAGCTGACGAAGCAAACCATAAATACCAGTGGTTTACCGGTGGAAAACTCAATGCTTCCTTTAACTGCATCGACAGACATCTGATTTCGGGCAGACGCAACAAGGCCGCCCTTATCTGGCAAGGCGAAAAAGAAACAGATGTGCGCTGCTACACTTATCAGATGCTTTATACAGAGGTCTGCCGCGTAGCGCATGCCATGAGTTCACTGCGCATTCGTAAAGGCGACCATGTTGCCCTGTATATGCCAATGATACCTGAGCTTTTTATTGCCATGCTGGCCTGCGCCCGCATAGGCGCCATACACACGGCCATCTTTTCCGGCTATGCGGAAGGGGGCGTGCGCAGCCGCATACAGGGTTGCAAGGCCCGCGTGGTCATCACGGCCGATGCGGCAGTGCGCGGTGGCAAGTTCAAACCCCTCAAGGCCAACCTTGACCCCATCCTGGAAAAATGTCCTTCGGTGGCCCACGTGGTGGTCGTCAAGCATGCGGGGCTTGAAAACGTCAACATGCAACGCAACCGCGATATCTGGTGGCACGACCTTATTGACGATTTTACCCTTAACCCCGACTTTCCCTGCGAACCAATGGATGCCAATGACACGCTTTTCCTGCTGCACACCAGCGGCAGTACGGGCAAGCCCACCGGGGTAATGCATTCCACTGGCGGCTACCTGACCTATGCGGCCCACACCACCCAGTGGTGCTTTGACATGCGCGATGACGATGTGTACTGGTGCACGGCCGATGCCGGATGGATTACCGGCCATACCTACGGTGTGTATGGCCCGCTTGCCCTGGGTGCCACCACGCTCATGTTTGAAGGCATACCCACATGGCCCTACCCCGACAGATACTGGCGCATCGTGGAAAACTTCCGCGTCAATATCCTCTATACAGCGCCCACGGTTGTCCGCTCCCTCATGCGGATGAACGAGGCGTGGACAGAGCGTTACGACCTGCGCAGCCTGCGTATCCTGGGCAGCGTGGGCGAACCCATCAATCCCGAAGCCTGGCACTGGTACCACAAGCACATCGGCGGCAGTGAACTGCCCATAGTGGACACGTGGTGGCAGACGGAAACCGGCGGAGCCATGATCGCCCCCATGCCCTACGCCACAAAGCTCAAACCCGGCTCCGCCTCAAAGCCGCTGCCCGGTATTGACGCCACCGTTATGGGGTCGGCCGCACGCGACGGCGAAGAACCCGAAGCAGGCTGCAAGGCGGGCCATCTTGTCATTCGCCGCCCCTGGCCGGGCATGATGCAGGGCGTCTTCAATGATGAAGAGAAGTACCAGTCCTATTTTTCGCGCTTCGGCTGCTATTCTTCGGGAGACGCCGCCGAAATCGACCAGGACGGCTACTTCTGGATACTCGGCCGTATTGACGACTCCATCAACGTTTCCGGCCATCGCCTTTCCACCGCCGAAATAGAAGCCGTGCTGGCCGCCTGCCCCGAGGTGGGCGAAGCGGCTGTGGTTCCCATGCCCCACGCCCTTAAAGGCGAAGGTATCTATGTATACGTGGTCACGCGCGATGAGGTTCCCTGGAGTGCGGACCTGCGCGCCAAACTGCGCGAGGCCGTGCGCAGGGATATCGGCGCTCTGGCAACGCCGGAATACATACAATTCGTGGAGGGCATGCCCAAGACCACATCCGGCAAGATCATACGCCGCATGCTGCGAAAAATAGCCGGAGACAGCTACGAAGATATCGGTGATACCACATCGCTGGCCGAACCCGATGTCATACCCAAAATCATTTCCGGGCACCGCAACCTCATGGCCGGACGTCATGAAATGGAAGACGGCCCCGAAGGGGAAAATGGCGCCAAAACAGACGCCTGA
- the selA gene encoding L-seryl-tRNA(Sec) selenium transferase has product MNNLFRAIPAVDLCFTALGQADPSLVEAPRGLMRDLITEFWDKKRHEIREGHCKKTEQLTLDACLPGLMAHVRAGLRSRFRAALNATGVVVHTNMGRSVLAKEAREAVITAATGYCNLELDMQSGGRGSRHALVEDLLCRLTGAEAALVVNNNAAAVLLVLDTFCKGGEVVVSRGELVEIGGSFRIPEVMEKSGATLREVGATNRTHLHDYSAAINENTRALMRVHTSNYRIVGFHSAVPLPELAALARRHDLPLIEDLGSGSLTDFSSCGLPDEPTVPSVLAQGADIATFSGDKVLGGPQAGIITGRKDMVDTLKRNPLTRALRCDKLCLAALEATLRLYLDPEKARQKIPTLRMICRPAEELARAARTLAAALRKGLAGSSASCLVSLRADVSRVGGGAFPQYDLPTTLVCLKPENCSATALKAALLRTDPPLIGRLEDDSFCLDPRTLTAEDRPTLLRVLREALALAAKEII; this is encoded by the coding sequence ATGAATAATCTCTTCCGCGCCATCCCCGCCGTGGATCTGTGCTTTACAGCCCTCGGCCAGGCCGATCCGTCCCTGGTCGAAGCTCCACGCGGCCTGATGCGCGACCTTATAACGGAGTTCTGGGACAAAAAACGCCACGAAATACGCGAAGGCCATTGCAAAAAAACCGAACAACTGACCCTTGATGCCTGCCTGCCCGGACTCATGGCGCATGTGCGCGCAGGTCTGCGCAGCCGCTTCCGGGCAGCGCTCAATGCTACCGGCGTTGTGGTGCATACCAACATGGGGCGTTCCGTGCTTGCCAAAGAGGCGCGCGAAGCGGTCATTACCGCCGCCACCGGCTATTGCAACCTGGAGCTGGATATGCAAAGCGGCGGCCGGGGCAGCCGTCATGCCCTGGTTGAAGACCTGCTGTGCCGCCTGACCGGGGCAGAAGCCGCCCTTGTGGTCAACAATAACGCCGCCGCCGTGCTTCTGGTGCTGGACACCTTTTGCAAAGGCGGCGAAGTGGTTGTTTCACGCGGCGAACTGGTGGAAATCGGCGGCAGTTTCCGTATCCCCGAAGTGATGGAAAAAAGCGGAGCCACACTGCGCGAAGTGGGGGCTACCAACCGCACCCATCTGCACGACTACAGCGCGGCCATAAATGAAAACACCCGCGCGCTCATGCGGGTGCACACGTCAAACTACCGCATTGTTGGCTTTCATTCCGCCGTGCCGCTGCCCGAGCTGGCGGCCCTGGCGCGCCGGCATGATCTGCCCCTTATTGAAGACCTCGGCAGCGGCAGCCTGACGGACTTTTCTTCCTGCGGCCTGCCCGATGAGCCAACAGTCCCCTCGGTGCTGGCGCAAGGGGCGGACATCGCCACATTTTCCGGCGACAAGGTGCTCGGTGGCCCGCAAGCGGGCATTATCACAGGGCGTAAGGACATGGTCGACACACTCAAGCGCAATCCGCTCACCCGCGCCCTGCGCTGCGATAAACTCTGCCTGGCCGCGCTTGAGGCCACATTGCGCCTCTATCTTGACCCCGAAAAAGCCCGTCAGAAAATCCCCACCCTACGCATGATCTGCCGCCCGGCCGAGGAACTGGCGCGCGCTGCGCGCACCCTGGCCGCGGCGCTGCGCAAGGGGCTTGCCGGTTCGTCGGCGTCCTGCCTTGTAAGCCTGCGGGCCGACGTTTCGCGCGTGGGCGGAGGGGCATTTCCGCAATACGACCTGCCCACGACGCTTGTGTGCCTCAAGCCTGAAAACTGCAGTGCAACGGCTCTCAAGGCGGCCCTTCTGCGCACTGACCCGCCCCTTATAGGACGGCTGGAAGACGACAGTTTCTGCCTTGACCCGCGTACCCTGACCGCCGAAGACAGGCCCACGCTGCTGCGCGTACTGCGCGAGGCTCTGGCTTTGGCCGCAAAAGAGATTATATAG
- a CDS encoding Maf family nucleotide pyrophosphatase gives MAENHAPRPALFSLAPDCRLVLASASPRRRQFLAEWGLSFELTSPAGAEPSPCPGELPDAYTQRAALAKAHAAAGLLAGKAQSLLHGKNIILAADTVVAVDGDILGKPRDRQDALNMLTRLSGRGHEVISAVCLLLPDTRQAATGATQTGNTGSAALKPEELVFSDTSRVFFHPWPEPVLRAYVATDEPCDKAGAYAIQGQGAFLVDRVEGSWSTVVGLPVTQLAALLLERGLILPVGEPETE, from the coding sequence ATGGCAGAAAACCACGCCCCACGCCCCGCTCTTTTTTCCCTGGCCCCAGACTGCAGGCTTGTGCTGGCATCGGCTTCGCCGCGGCGGCGCCAGTTTCTCGCCGAATGGGGCCTTTCCTTTGAGCTGACCAGCCCCGCCGGGGCTGAGCCTTCGCCCTGCCCCGGAGAATTGCCCGATGCCTATACGCAGCGCGCGGCCCTTGCCAAGGCCCATGCGGCAGCCGGCCTCCTTGCCGGCAAGGCCCAATCCTTGCTGCACGGGAAAAACATCATTCTGGCTGCCGATACCGTGGTGGCCGTGGACGGCGACATTCTGGGCAAACCCCGTGACAGGCAGGATGCGCTGAACATGCTTACCCGCCTTTCCGGGCGCGGGCATGAAGTCATCAGCGCCGTCTGCCTGCTGCTGCCCGACACACGGCAGGCGGCTACAGGCGCAACGCAAACCGGCAATACAGGAAGCGCCGCCCTCAAACCGGAAGAGCTGGTGTTCAGCGACACAAGCCGTGTTTTTTTCCATCCCTGGCCAGAACCTGTGCTACGGGCCTATGTGGCGACAGACGAACCGTGCGACAAGGCCGGCGCCTACGCCATTCAGGGGCAAGGAGCTTTTCTGGTAGACAGGGTGGAAGGTTCGTGGAGCACGGTTGTGGGCCTGCCCGTTACCCAACTGGCAGCCCTGCTGCTGGAGCGTGGCCTCATACTGCCCGTCGGTGAACCAGAAACGGAGTAA
- a CDS encoding PHP domain-containing protein encodes MELVDLHTHTRASDGTDSPAQLMAKAAEAGLKAVAVTDHDTLAGLDEAAAAGRELGVELIRGCEISTSTELGELHILGLWLPEQPEALLQKLAFLREKRGERNEGIVRKLQDLGLDVSMEEVLAAAMGESVGRPHIADVLLRKGYAKNIREVFKEYLGNHGKAYLPKEVLEPEEIVRLLADLGATVSLAHPLLWKAPTGWLEAQVAHLKDCGLNAIEAWHSEHSEADARTCLALARRFDLGISGGSDYHGVNKPAIQLGRGYGGLRVGIGVLDDLRERRIKMGLPV; translated from the coding sequence ATGGAACTGGTTGATCTGCATACCCACACCAGAGCGTCCGACGGTACTGATTCTCCGGCGCAACTGATGGCCAAAGCCGCTGAGGCTGGTCTCAAAGCCGTTGCCGTAACAGACCATGATACGCTTGCCGGTCTGGACGAGGCCGCTGCCGCCGGACGTGAGCTGGGGGTGGAACTCATACGCGGCTGCGAAATTTCCACAAGCACAGAGCTGGGCGAATTGCATATTCTGGGCCTGTGGCTGCCCGAACAGCCCGAAGCCCTGCTGCAAAAGCTTGCCTTTTTGCGTGAAAAGCGCGGTGAGCGTAATGAAGGCATTGTGCGCAAGCTGCAAGACCTCGGGCTGGATGTCAGCATGGAGGAAGTGCTGGCTGCAGCCATGGGCGAAAGCGTGGGGCGGCCCCACATTGCCGATGTGCTGCTGCGCAAGGGGTACGCCAAAAACATACGTGAAGTTTTCAAGGAATATCTGGGCAACCACGGCAAGGCCTATCTGCCCAAAGAAGTGCTGGAGCCGGAGGAAATCGTGCGGCTGCTGGCAGACCTTGGCGCTACCGTGAGCCTGGCGCATCCCCTGTTATGGAAAGCGCCGACCGGTTGGCTTGAGGCGCAGGTAGCCCACCTCAAGGATTGCGGCCTGAACGCCATTGAAGCGTGGCACAGCGAACATTCAGAAGCGGATGCACGCACATGTCTGGCCCTGGCCAGGCGCTTTGACCTCGGCATCAGCGGCGGGTCGGACTATCATGGCGTCAACAAACCCGCCATTCAGCTTGGGCGTGGCTACGGCGGACTGCGTGTGGGCATTGGCGTGCTGGATGACCTGCGCGAGCGCCGCATAAAGATGGGCCTGCCTGTCTGA
- a CDS encoding DNA alkylation repair protein, whose amino-acid sequence MTTNSHKLHLLNSGQVASSNLGEVLAVDFAALMSAALPSVSADGVASLQKMAAQGISKRMRLAAELVYAALGPDALDQATTHISDTVRGWGCFAQALIPGLSIGERLENMRPLADDVHFGVREWAWMALRPHITENLEPAVAHLAQWTTDPSERVRRFACESIRPRGVWCSHMERLKQDPALALPVLEPLRADPAAYVQDSVGNWLNDAAKSQPAWVQDVCARWLAQNPCKATERICKRAQRSIGASSPQKCSGAA is encoded by the coding sequence ATGACAACGAACAGCCACAAACTGCACCTGCTCAACAGCGGGCAGGTCGCCTCAAGCAATCTGGGCGAAGTTCTTGCCGTGGACTTTGCCGCCCTTATGTCGGCGGCCCTGCCGTCCGTCTCCGCAGACGGAGTGGCAAGCCTGCAAAAAATGGCAGCCCAGGGCATTTCCAAGCGCATGCGCCTCGCTGCGGAGCTGGTGTATGCGGCCCTTGGGCCAGACGCCCTCGATCAGGCCACAACGCACATTTCAGACACCGTGCGCGGCTGGGGCTGCTTTGCCCAAGCGCTTATTCCGGGCCTGAGCATCGGGGAACGGCTCGAAAACATGCGCCCCCTGGCCGACGACGTCCATTTTGGTGTTCGGGAATGGGCATGGATGGCCTTGCGCCCGCACATTACAGAAAACCTTGAACCTGCCGTGGCGCACCTTGCCCAGTGGACCACCGACCCCTCGGAACGGGTGCGCCGCTTTGCCTGTGAAAGCATCCGCCCGCGCGGCGTCTGGTGCAGCCATATGGAAAGGCTCAAGCAGGACCCGGCCCTTGCCCTGCCAGTGCTGGAGCCGTTACGCGCAGACCCGGCAGCCTACGTGCAGGACAGCGTGGGCAACTGGCTTAACGATGCCGCCAAATCACAGCCCGCATGGGTGCAGGATGTCTGCGCCCGCTGGCTGGCCCAAAATCCTTGCAAGGCTACAGAGCGCATCTGCAAGCGCGCGCAGCGCAGCATCGGAGCGTCTTCGCCTCAAAAATGCTCCGGGGCTGCGTGA
- a CDS encoding aminopeptidase, with the protein MEKTLAYKPQNAWEGADAKTRKEMEALAVRYMDFLTHCKTERETVKYVRQRLAEHGYTEDFNTDRVMRPMRGKAIFAARRGVLPLEQGLALIAAHTDTPRLDFKQRPLIEQPGVAQAKTHYYGGIRKYQWLARPLALHGVVVRGDGSVVEVTIGEKAGEPVFCIADLLPHLAQKQVTQTVSDAFEAEKLNIILGHSPKAAGKDKKEDAPKEPVKAQLLEILNKKYGITEEDLITAELQAVPAGPARFVGFDKALVGGYGQDDRICVFAALEALLEAEATGRSMAVIFWDKEEIGSDGATGAASRFFQYCVEDLARAWAPDVPASRVFMETRALSADVQAALDPDFQEVHEKQNAAQMGYGPCFSKFTGSRGKYGASEADAEFFGALRNLYNSRNIPWQAAELGRVDHGGGGTVALFLAAYGMHVIDLGPAVLSMHSPFELASCADLHTTVRAYRAFFESAV; encoded by the coding sequence ATGGAAAAGACTCTGGCCTACAAACCCCAAAACGCCTGGGAAGGCGCGGACGCCAAAACGCGCAAAGAAATGGAAGCCCTGGCTGTTCGCTATATGGATTTTCTTACGCACTGCAAAACAGAGCGCGAAACCGTGAAGTATGTGCGCCAGCGCCTGGCGGAACACGGCTATACTGAAGACTTCAATACTGACCGCGTTATGCGGCCCATGCGTGGCAAAGCCATTTTTGCGGCAAGGCGTGGCGTGCTGCCGCTGGAGCAGGGGCTTGCCCTCATTGCCGCCCATACCGACACGCCGCGCCTGGATTTCAAACAGCGCCCGCTCATTGAGCAGCCCGGCGTCGCTCAGGCAAAAACACACTATTACGGCGGCATACGCAAATATCAATGGCTGGCGCGCCCTCTGGCGCTGCATGGCGTGGTGGTGCGCGGCGACGGCTCTGTCGTTGAAGTTACCATTGGCGAAAAAGCCGGGGAACCTGTGTTCTGCATTGCCGACCTTCTGCCCCATCTGGCCCAGAAGCAGGTTACCCAGACCGTCAGCGATGCGTTTGAAGCCGAAAAGCTCAACATCATTCTTGGGCACAGCCCCAAGGCCGCAGGCAAGGACAAAAAAGAAGACGCCCCCAAAGAACCGGTAAAGGCGCAACTTCTTGAAATTCTGAATAAAAAATACGGCATTACCGAAGAGGATCTCATCACAGCCGAACTTCAGGCCGTTCCCGCCGGCCCGGCCCGCTTTGTGGGTTTTGACAAGGCTCTGGTAGGCGGCTACGGGCAGGATGACCGCATCTGCGTCTTTGCAGCCCTTGAAGCCCTGCTGGAGGCCGAAGCCACAGGCCGGAGCATGGCCGTCATTTTTTGGGACAAGGAAGAAATCGGTTCGGACGGGGCCACCGGCGCGGCCTCACGCTTTTTTCAGTATTGCGTGGAAGACCTGGCCCGCGCCTGGGCGCCGGATGTGCCTGCATCCCGTGTTTTTATGGAAACCCGCGCCCTGTCCGCCGACGTGCAGGCAGCCCTAGACCCCGATTTTCAGGAAGTGCACGAAAAACAGAATGCTGCCCAGATGGGCTACGGTCCCTGTTTTTCCAAGTTCACAGGCTCACGCGGCAAGTACGGGGCCAGCGAGGCCGATGCAGAGTTTTTCGGCGCGCTGCGCAATCTTTACAACAGCAGAAACATTCCCTGGCAGGCGGCGGAACTCGGCCGCGTGGACCACGGCGGCGGCGGCACGGTGGCTCTTTTTCTTGCCGCCTACGGCATGCACGTCATTGACCTCGGCCCTGCGGTCCTGTCCATGCACAGCCCCTTTGAGCTGGCAAGCTGCGCCGACCTGCATACTACGGTGCGGGCATACCGGGCCTTTTTTGAATCAGCCGTCTAG
- a CDS encoding Trm112 family protein, translated as MPINTEELLRILACPKCLGGLTALEENAAVAGFACAACQVVYPVREDIPVMLVEEAEDRPTWNARHPEAKERS; from the coding sequence ATGCCCATCAATACAGAAGAACTTTTGCGTATCCTGGCCTGCCCCAAATGCCTGGGTGGCCTCACGGCCCTGGAAGAAAACGCAGCCGTGGCAGGTTTTGCCTGCGCAGCCTGCCAGGTGGTGTACCCCGTGCGGGAAGACATCCCCGTCATGCTGGTGGAAGAAGCCGAAGACAGGCCCACCTGGAACGCCCGCCACCCTGAGGCCAAGGAGCGCTCCTGA
- the yfcE gene encoding phosphodiesterase, with protein MRLLVASDLHGSIESLRFLIEKARQTKPHLLVLLGDLVYHGPRNPLPQGYDTPSVLREMPDLSSLPCPVSAVRGNCDAEVDLALLPFPVTETAWLEADGLHIFASHGHHLPENPPCPGLKPGTVILRGHTHIPRGETLDGLHFWNPGSLSLPKGGSPRSYGFYEDGLFRVLDMQDREVLRHIPAANEA; from the coding sequence ATGCGCCTGCTTGTTGCCTCGGACCTGCACGGTTCCATTGAAAGCCTGCGCTTTCTGATAGAAAAAGCCCGCCAGACAAAGCCTCACCTGCTGGTGCTTCTGGGCGACCTTGTCTATCACGGGCCGCGCAACCCCCTGCCTCAGGGGTATGACACCCCCTCGGTTCTGCGCGAAATGCCCGACCTTTCGTCCCTGCCCTGCCCGGTCAGCGCCGTACGCGGCAATTGCGATGCCGAGGTGGATCTGGCCCTTCTGCCTTTTCCAGTAACTGAAACCGCATGGCTTGAAGCTGACGGACTGCATATTTTCGCCAGCCACGGGCATCACCTGCCGGAAAATCCGCCCTGCCCCGGGCTGAAGCCCGGCACGGTCATTCTGCGCGGGCACACCCACATCCCCAGGGGAGAAACCCTGGACGGCCTGCACTTCTGGAATCCCGGCTCCCTCTCGCTGCCCAAAGGCGGCTCGCCCCGCAGCTACGGCTTTTATGAGGACGGCCTTTTCCGCGTGCTGGACATGCAGGACCGCGAAGTGCTCCGTCACATCCCGGCCGCCAACGAGGCATAA
- a CDS encoding GNAT family N-acetyltransferase, translating to MRILHKQQHLPPLDGPRLEPHPFRTAGAASDKNSGAPLVPGSRRERGLEARRAALAAEARGKADAANAVGEGQQQGSGLHDAFEFRQLGKEDFEQFEALLRYAFQVSSSEMARIGWSEKEMKQSKKPIFEASHVMGWFYKGRLASQIVIYPMEVNVQGEICKMGGITGVATYPEYTGRGLIHSLLGKSLEHMRAEQQIISYLCPYSIPLYRKHGWEIVSDKMTFAIKDTQLPARRAVDGLIERVDIENEDLHRVYKYFALQEHGALIRGALEWEEYWRWDSDDVMAAVYYGADRKPLGYVVYYIENEVFSIKEMVYLNQEAKSGIWNYISAHFSMITRVEGVNYTGEAIAFQFEDSEIDETIQPYGMARIVDVQRFMEFYPYQFSDPRLTLEFEVRDPIAPWNNGIFHMSWQEGEAVCEQVSTFRSGHRIGLDIQTLTTMFMGYKRPTYLYNNDRIDMDYHLLKTLEALIPPDKPYFSDYF from the coding sequence ATGCGAATTTTACACAAGCAACAACACTTGCCGCCCCTTGACGGCCCCCGTCTTGAGCCTCATCCGTTCCGCACCGCGGGCGCTGCATCCGACAAAAACAGCGGCGCGCCGCTGGTACCCGGCAGCCGCCGCGAACGTGGGCTTGAGGCCCGCCGCGCGGCCCTGGCCGCAGAAGCCCGTGGAAAGGCTGATGCCGCCAATGCTGTGGGTGAAGGCCAGCAGCAAGGCTCCGGTCTTCATGACGCCTTTGAATTCCGGCAGCTCGGCAAAGAAGATTTTGAACAGTTCGAGGCGCTGTTGCGCTATGCCTTTCAGGTAAGCTCGTCCGAGATGGCCCGCATCGGCTGGTCGGAAAAAGAAATGAAGCAGTCCAAAAAGCCCATTTTTGAAGCCTCGCACGTTATGGGCTGGTTTTATAAGGGGCGCCTGGCCTCCCAGATCGTCATCTATCCGATGGAAGTGAACGTGCAGGGCGAAATATGCAAGATGGGCGGCATTACGGGGGTGGCTACCTATCCCGAATATACGGGCCGCGGCCTCATCCATTCGCTTCTGGGCAAGAGCCTCGAGCACATGCGCGCAGAGCAGCAGATCATTTCCTATCTTTGTCCCTATTCCATTCCCCTGTACCGCAAGCACGGCTGGGAAATTGTTTCGGACAAGATGACGTTCGCCATCAAGGATACACAGCTTCCGGCGCGGCGAGCCGTGGATGGCCTCATAGAGCGTGTGGATATCGAAAATGAAGACCTGCACAGGGTCTACAAATATTTTGCCCTGCAGGAGCACGGCGCGCTCATACGCGGCGCGTTGGAGTGGGAAGAATACTGGCGCTGGGATTCGGATGACGTTATGGCGGCGGTGTACTATGGCGCTGATCGCAAGCCGCTGGGCTATGTTGTGTACTACATTGAAAATGAGGTGTTCAGCATCAAGGAGATGGTTTACCTGAATCAGGAGGCCAAGTCCGGCATCTGGAACTACATCAGCGCGCACTTTTCCATGATTACCAGAGTCGAGGGCGTCAACTATACGGGTGAGGCCATCGCCTTTCAGTTTGAAGACAGTGAGATTGACGAGACCATCCAGCCTTACGGCATGGCCCGCATAGTGGACGTGCAGCGTTTTATGGAGTTTTACCCCTACCAGTTCAGTGACCCCAGGCTTACGCTGGAATTTGAAGTCAGGGACCCCATTGCCCCCTGGAATAACGGCATCTTCCATATGAGCTGGCAGGAGGGAGAGGCTGTTTGCGAGCAGGTCTCCACATTCCGTTCGGGCCACCGCATCGGCCTGGATATCCAAACGCTTACCACTATGTTTATGGGGTACAAGCGGCCGACATATCTCTATAACAATGACCGCATTGATATGGACTATCACCTGCTCAAGACTCTTGAGGCGCTGATTCCGCCGGACAAACCCTATTTTTCAGACTATTTTTGA